In a genomic window of bacterium:
- a CDS encoding type II toxin-antitoxin system HicA family toxin — protein MKWARDFQVIRVLREIGFEFYRQAKGSHEVWRRKSDGRHTIVPRHRGKIIKRRTLKSIISDIGLTVKKFRELL, from the coding sequence GTGAAATGGGCGAGAGATTTCCAAGTCATACGCGTACTTAGAGAAATTGGTTTTGAATTCTATAGACAGGCGAAAGGCAGTCACGAAGTATGGCGAAGAAAATCGGATGGAAGACACACTATAGTTCCCAGACATCGTGGAAAAATTATAAAACGCCGCACCTTAAAAAGTATTATTAGCGACATAGGCTTAACTGTTAAAAAATTTAGAGAGTTATTATAA
- a CDS encoding type II toxin-antitoxin system HicB family antitoxin: protein MRQYLYPIIVECLEEGGYYAECPILQGCHVEGTTYAEVMENIEDAIKLMLKSYQELNKELPQVPILKGDVIVTSSIPVAVGSK, encoded by the coding sequence ATGCGACAATACCTGTATCCAATAATAGTAGAGTGTTTGGAAGAAGGTGGCTATTATGCGGAATGTCCGATACTGCAAGGTTGCCATGTAGAAGGAACCACCTATGCTGAAGTTATGGAAAATATAGAAGATGCCATTAAACTAATGCTCAAGTCCTATCAGGAGTTAAATAAAGAATTGCCCCAAGTTCCCATTTTGAAAGGAGATGTAATAGTAACTTCAAGCATTCCTGTTGCAGTGGGGAGCAAGTGA